One stretch of Lutra lutra unplaced genomic scaffold, mLutLut1.2, whole genome shotgun sequence DNA includes these proteins:
- the LOC125092707 gene encoding cryptic protein-like, with protein sequence MTQRHPVRLLFVISLAFHIISLGDNKVPPWLYCCRNGGTSVLDRFCICPAHFTSPYFEQNQWQSECSTLILGAWTFHCCRLCRCVFEALHCLLQKIPAVKL encoded by the exons ATGACCCAGAGACACCCTGTTAG gcTTCTGTTTGTTATTAGTTTGGCCTTTCACATCATCTCCTTGGGAGACAACA AGGTGCCCCCATGGCTGTACTGCTGCAGGAATGGCGGCACCAGTGTGCTGGACAGGTTCTGCATATGCCCTGCCCACTTCACCAGCCCATATTTTGAACAGAACCAGTGGCAGAG tgaatgCAGCACACTCATTCTTGGTGCCTGGACCTTCCACTGCTGCCGCCTTTGCAGGTGTGTCTTTGAAGCCCTACATTGTCTTCTCCAGAAGATACCTGCAGTTAAG ctgtaa